In a genomic window of Halorientalis sp. IM1011:
- a CDS encoding DUF4129 domain-containing protein codes for MDWERVASIGVAALCMTAIGVAATTLDSTVSQTPDDLIDLGDTQLPIGDDSTGEIDDQIEQNKQSQGSDQTGQVADPEPGGQSQQQSSDDPGERTGERESGSGPLGLGPGGQSLLQQLLDLLRKLLPFLLALVALALAYRYRDRLLGILLAPLAALPENGSDERDTTARDPWVDVDPDDRIDRAWYAMVRRLDVDRPWARTPDECRSAAVDAGLDPDAVGTLTRLFRRKRFAAEGLPSEERERAAEVIDRLELGGRTR; via the coding sequence ATGGACTGGGAACGTGTTGCTTCTATCGGCGTCGCGGCTCTCTGCATGACTGCGATCGGCGTCGCCGCGACGACGCTCGATTCGACCGTCTCACAGACGCCCGACGACCTGATCGATCTGGGTGACACGCAACTCCCCATCGGGGACGATTCGACCGGCGAAATCGACGACCAAATCGAACAGAACAAGCAGTCACAGGGGAGTGATCAGACCGGACAGGTCGCCGATCCGGAGCCCGGCGGCCAGTCACAACAGCAGTCGAGCGACGACCCGGGCGAGCGGACTGGAGAGCGCGAGTCGGGCTCGGGCCCGCTGGGGCTCGGTCCCGGGGGGCAGTCGCTGCTCCAGCAACTGCTGGATCTCCTCCGGAAACTGCTCCCGTTCCTTCTGGCCCTTGTCGCGCTCGCGCTGGCGTACCGCTATCGCGACCGGTTGCTGGGCATCCTCCTGGCGCCGCTCGCCGCACTCCCCGAGAACGGGTCCGACGAGCGTGACACGACGGCCCGCGACCCGTGGGTGGACGTCGATCCCGACGACCGGATCGACCGCGCCTGGTACGCGATGGTCCGGCGACTCGACGTGGATCGACCCTGGGCCAGGACGCCCGACGAGTGCCGCAGTGCCGCCGTCGACGCGGGGCTGGATCCCGATGCGGTCGGGACGCTGACCCGCCTGTTCCGTCGGAAACGCTTCGCCGCCGAGGGCCTGCCGTCGGAGGAGCGCGAGCGGGCGGCCGAGGTCATCGACCGACTCGAACTCGGGGGGCGGACGCGATGA
- a CDS encoding asparagine synthase-related protein → MAETLAVSLADPDVRVVDTDTGTWFVSGLNVRELVARVRDADDIAEVKSTVPPVAEDAALVNVADDTGRRVHAYRSVAGGYRLYYLRKPNGTAMITDHLRNALAALPVEARTVSDTAVADHLLFRAPVGADGIVEPVSGVAQGDWLTWDLTADERRIERVDSLDGTEHVEPAAAPDAIESAYESILGLDGVVDDPVNCYSGGVDSTLTQTLLGADAPMLNVGIDSPEYAFEMEYARDGASYFDAPFEQTVLDESRVLTHLEDAIEATGSPSCPFQTVLMNTALSSDEGRQYLMAVGADSIFGNTGTKGARVADWAAPMVGTPPAKVASRLAPDTVGDYIDWLGTLDEQLDRSVADPQSYAQQYSTYTNPALVGTLFDDELVAERCRAQSAYVRDRAPIDGSAGRFGRQAEWRHHCLVFGHRVGSRWRQMALAHGNTLVNPFETRRLIECALSVPADRRFVQGPTAGRDLSTKYLLKRLLDRRLPEYPTDREKGAGVLPFERYLADGPLAGVFDRYPLPSFVPSGDRSTVVESGRQAWNVLTYAVWRDRVQQNAALDPVPSTQRYEWTTPEAAISG, encoded by the coding sequence ATGGCCGAGACGCTCGCCGTTTCGCTCGCCGACCCCGACGTGCGCGTCGTCGACACCGACACGGGCACCTGGTTCGTCTCCGGACTGAACGTCCGTGAACTGGTCGCCCGCGTTCGCGACGCCGACGACATAGCCGAGGTCAAGTCGACTGTCCCACCGGTCGCGGAAGACGCCGCGCTGGTGAACGTCGCCGACGACACCGGTCGCCGCGTCCACGCGTACCGATCCGTGGCCGGTGGCTACCGGCTCTACTACCTCCGGAAACCGAACGGGACGGCGATGATCACCGACCACCTCCGCAACGCACTGGCGGCGCTCCCGGTCGAGGCGCGGACGGTGTCGGACACGGCTGTCGCCGACCACCTCCTCTTCCGAGCGCCGGTCGGCGCCGACGGCATCGTCGAACCGGTCTCGGGCGTGGCGCAGGGCGACTGGCTCACCTGGGACCTCACCGCCGACGAACGCCGCATCGAGCGCGTCGACAGCCTCGACGGCACGGAGCACGTCGAACCGGCCGCCGCACCCGACGCCATCGAGTCGGCCTACGAGTCGATTCTCGGCCTCGACGGCGTCGTCGACGACCCCGTCAACTGCTACTCCGGCGGCGTCGACTCGACGCTGACCCAGACCCTGCTGGGCGCGGACGCGCCCATGCTGAACGTGGGCATCGACTCCCCGGAGTACGCCTTCGAGATGGAGTACGCCCGCGACGGGGCATCGTACTTCGACGCACCCTTCGAGCAGACCGTCCTGGACGAGTCGCGAGTGCTGACCCACCTCGAAGACGCGATCGAAGCCACCGGATCGCCGTCCTGTCCGTTCCAGACCGTCCTGATGAACACGGCGCTCTCCTCCGACGAGGGCCGGCAGTACCTGATGGCGGTCGGTGCCGACTCGATTTTCGGCAACACGGGGACGAAGGGGGCTCGCGTCGCGGACTGGGCAGCGCCGATGGTTGGGACACCCCCTGCGAAGGTCGCCAGTCGGCTCGCACCGGACACGGTCGGAGACTACATCGACTGGCTCGGGACGCTCGACGAGCAACTGGATCGGTCGGTCGCGGACCCACAGTCGTACGCCCAGCAGTACTCGACGTACACGAATCCAGCGCTGGTCGGGACGCTGTTCGACGACGAACTCGTCGCCGAGCGGTGCCGGGCCCAGTCCGCGTACGTCCGCGACCGCGCTCCCATCGACGGGTCGGCCGGCCGCTTCGGTCGGCAGGCCGAGTGGCGACATCACTGTCTCGTGTTCGGCCACCGCGTCGGCTCCCGCTGGCGGCAGATGGCCCTCGCCCACGGGAACACGCTCGTCAATCCGTTCGAGACCCGGCGCCTGATCGAGTGTGCGCTGTCCGTCCCGGCCGACCGACGGTTCGTGCAGGGCCCCACCGCCGGCCGGGACCTCTCGACGAAGTACCTGCTCAAACGACTGCTCGACCGGCGACTTCCGGAGTACCCGACGGATCGGGAGAAGGGAGCCGGCGTCCTCCCGTTCGAACGCTACCTCGCGGACGGGCCACTCGCGGGGGTGTTCGACCGGTACCCGCTCCCGTCGTTCGTCCCCAGCGGTGATCGGTCGACGGTGGTAGAGAGCGGGCGACAGGCCTGGAACGTCCTGACTTACGCAGTGTGGCGCGACCGGGTGCAGCAAAACGCGGCGCTGGACCCCGTCCCGTCGACGCAACGGTACGAGTGGACCACGCCCGAAGCGGCTATTTCGGGCTGA
- a CDS encoding DUF58 domain-containing protein, producing MTTATHRWRGVVGVALFAAAVGILFKRSAVLLLSATAVGFVVYPRLTSAPDPSLAIEREVDVDTPADGEEVPVTVTLRNTGNSTLTDVRVIDGVPPMLSVADGTPRHTAVLQPGAETTFSYSVTARQGTHRFDPATVFVRDVAGAHEVERQVATDTNIECGAAVPEIPLRDRTGQRVGDLVTDEGGTGIEFYRTRNYRKGDSLSRIDWKRFARTGDLTTVEYREERTASVVLCLDAREIAHRSSGPDQPHAVSYGLGAVEQLFGTLLETPHHVGVAALGPDFCWLSPGSGTEHAARARNLFASNPSLSARPPDEETSEADLDRQVSELRKRLDTETQVVVVSPLPDDDIVQACLQLESTGNPVTLLSPDVTTTETTGTRLALFERRSRIATLRERDVPAVDWEPTQPLGTALVEAQERWSA from the coding sequence ATGACGACTGCGACCCACCGCTGGCGTGGCGTCGTCGGCGTCGCGCTGTTCGCCGCCGCCGTCGGGATCCTGTTCAAGCGGTCCGCCGTCCTGTTGCTCTCGGCGACGGCCGTCGGGTTCGTGGTCTATCCGCGACTCACGAGCGCGCCGGACCCGTCGCTGGCCATCGAGCGCGAGGTCGACGTCGACACACCTGCCGACGGCGAGGAGGTCCCGGTCACCGTCACGCTGCGCAACACCGGCAACTCGACGTTGACGGACGTGCGCGTGATCGACGGCGTCCCACCGATGCTGTCGGTCGCCGACGGGACACCGCGGCACACGGCCGTGCTGCAACCCGGTGCGGAGACGACGTTCTCCTACAGCGTGACGGCACGGCAGGGAACACACCGGTTCGATCCGGCGACGGTGTTCGTCCGCGACGTGGCCGGCGCACACGAGGTCGAACGGCAGGTCGCGACGGACACGAACATCGAGTGCGGTGCGGCGGTGCCGGAGATCCCGCTGCGGGACCGGACCGGGCAGCGCGTCGGCGACCTCGTCACGGACGAGGGGGGAACCGGCATCGAGTTCTACCGGACTCGCAACTACCGCAAGGGTGACTCGTTGAGCCGGATCGACTGGAAGCGGTTCGCCCGGACGGGCGACCTCACGACCGTCGAGTACCGCGAGGAGCGCACAGCGTCGGTCGTGCTCTGTCTGGACGCCCGGGAGATCGCACACCGATCGAGCGGCCCCGACCAGCCCCACGCGGTCTCCTACGGCCTCGGCGCCGTCGAACAGCTGTTCGGGACCCTGCTGGAGACGCCCCACCACGTGGGCGTCGCGGCACTGGGGCCGGACTTCTGCTGGCTGTCACCCGGAAGCGGGACCGAACACGCCGCCCGCGCCCGAAACCTGTTCGCCTCGAACCCGTCGCTGTCGGCCCGACCGCCCGACGAGGAGACCAGCGAGGCCGACCTCGACCGGCAGGTGTCGGAGCTACGCAAGCGTCTCGACACCGAGACACAGGTCGTCGTCGTCTCGCCGCTGCCCGACGACGACATCGTCCAGGCGTGTCTCCAGCTCGAATCGACCGGGAACCCCGTCACCCTGCTCTCGCCGGACGTGACGACGACCGAGACGACCGGTACCCGGCTCGCCCTGTTCGAGCGCCGGTCTCGCATCGCGACACTGCGTGAACGCGACGTTCCGGCCGTCGACTGGGAACCCACCCAGCCGCTCGGGACCGCGCTGGTCGAAGCACAGGAACGGTGGTCGGCGTGA
- a CDS encoding RNA-guided endonuclease TnpB family protein: MVNLVTTRTITAALANDREGVVRDLDSLARSGSKIWNVARWTAGRIWDETGEIPDEGPLKSYMKNQPCWKDLNAQSSQAIIEELAGAFQSWFEQDNPDANPPGYRKHGDQRPRSTITFKEDGFKLDTKHQQVRLSKGKNLKDGWSDFILCEYDTGLDADLGAVEDVQQVRIVWTGDHWELHFVCKVAIDAADSSGEKTAGVDLGICNTAAVSVGDETLLYPGNALKEDAHYFRQEEYDTEGENGPSTHAEWARQKKSRRQTHYLHALSKDIVEHCADRGVETIAVGHPKDIRADEDWGRHGNKRLHDWAFETVLSHIEYKAEERGIEVERVDEYELATSITCCACGMKADSNRVERGLYVCENCKLVANSDLNAAENMRATVTPSPAEDRSNGCLAQPSVRLFDKSTGRVAPQEQVCP; this comes from the coding sequence ATAGTGAATCTGGTCACGACCCGCACCATTACAGCGGCACTCGCCAACGACCGTGAGGGCGTTGTGCGTGACCTTGATTCACTCGCTCGTTCCGGCAGTAAAATCTGGAATGTAGCTCGATGGACTGCTGGCCGCATCTGGGACGAAACCGGTGAGATACCCGATGAAGGACCGCTTAAGTCCTACATGAAGAACCAACCGTGCTGGAAAGATTTGAACGCCCAATCAAGCCAGGCAATCATCGAAGAATTGGCTGGCGCTTTCCAGTCCTGGTTCGAACAAGACAACCCAGACGCCAACCCACCGGGCTACCGCAAACACGGCGACCAACGACCACGCTCAACAATCACGTTCAAAGAAGACGGCTTCAAACTCGACACCAAGCACCAGCAAGTCCGTCTCTCGAAAGGCAAGAACCTGAAAGACGGCTGGAGTGACTTCATCCTCTGTGAGTACGACACCGGTCTAGATGCAGACCTGGGTGCCGTAGAAGACGTACAACAGGTCCGCATCGTCTGGACTGGCGACCACTGGGAACTGCACTTCGTCTGTAAAGTCGCCATCGATGCCGCCGACTCGTCTGGCGAGAAGACGGCTGGTGTTGACCTCGGTATCTGCAACACGGCGGCTGTCTCTGTTGGTGACGAGACACTGTTGTATCCAGGAAACGCCTTGAAAGAAGACGCGCACTACTTCCGCCAGGAAGAATACGACACGGAAGGCGAAAACGGTCCAAGCACCCATGCTGAGTGGGCACGCCAGAAGAAATCCCGGCGGCAGACCCACTACCTGCACGCACTCTCGAAAGACATTGTAGAGCACTGTGCAGACCGTGGCGTGGAGACGATAGCTGTCGGGCACCCGAAGGACATTCGTGCGGATGAAGACTGGGGACGACACGGAAACAAGCGTCTGCACGACTGGGCGTTTGAAACGGTGCTGAGTCACATCGAGTACAAGGCCGAAGAACGTGGTATCGAGGTAGAGCGAGTTGATGAGTACGAGTTGGCCACGTCAATAACCTGCTGTGCGTGCGGGATGAAAGCCGATTCGAACCGTGTCGAGCGTGGCTTGTACGTGTGTGAGAACTGCAAACTGGTCGCTAATAGCGACCTGAATGCGGCGGAGAATATGCGTGCGACGGTAACTCCGAGTCCTGCTGAGGATAGGAGTAACGGCTGTCTGGCCCAGCCATCGGTGCGCCTGTTCGATAAATCAACGGGGAGAGTAGCCCCACAAGAACAGGTCTGCCCGTAG
- a CDS encoding lipopolysaccharide biosynthesis protein produces MVNRNTFTAFLSVIGSRVAILVVSLFITPFLFRFLEPGAYGEYGTVMSVFGLLMILVSSGINGGSRKFLSENRDDDGWEDHVFAFYFRLAAVLAVIAAGLLILAAETGLVAAAIGEKYKPYFYLLAVLTIAAQFRGYVRRALMGLKLEHIAEPLKVVYKILFGIIGVSLAFLGYGVQGVLLGEIVASTTVTVIATVAIARHISLAAILKPLPTEFPRWELFNFNHTSIVYNFLMMSLIHVDVIMLEFFSESANVGIYKGALVITQLLWIVPRSVQSVMVQATADHWAEGRIEKINALAGKVIRYTALLTTLLSLGLAALAWAFVPLYLGEDGGAAVLPVLLLIPGTIGFAIGRPVFAISYAKGEMRVMIIATAVAAFGNLLLNAILIPTVGMYGAAVATSLGYLSLPLAHVWGAHQLGYEPFNDFRPRRLVATVALSAIPIVGLSYLLKNPLIALVVVPPVGLAVYSLLAVTTGAVHVDELLELAGSLPAPLDERADRTIRRVDESRPIQRITRTIDSGVLRAILLTAGVVLFLSGLGMVVGLPTDGSLFGMDDDGPPTGDDLSPPVPVGGNGTDTPTPGTGQGTDPAAGTPGADTPDRTTDAGTGPPDTTEPPATDESASTPSATPDSTPDSTPTPTPTPTPGPTPTPTPDPTPTPTPTPTPTPTPTPTPTPTPTPTPTPTPTQTASPTPTPTPTSTPTPTPTPTPSETETATSNSTAEQTTSE; encoded by the coding sequence ATGGTGAACCGCAACACGTTCACGGCGTTTCTCTCGGTCATCGGGTCGCGGGTCGCCATCCTCGTCGTCTCGCTGTTCATCACGCCCTTCCTGTTCCGGTTCCTCGAGCCGGGTGCCTACGGGGAGTACGGGACGGTGATGTCCGTCTTCGGATTGCTGATGATCCTCGTCAGTTCGGGGATCAACGGCGGGTCCCGCAAGTTCCTCTCGGAGAACCGCGATGACGACGGCTGGGAGGATCACGTCTTCGCCTTCTACTTCCGGCTCGCGGCGGTGCTGGCCGTGATCGCGGCGGGACTGTTGATCCTCGCCGCCGAGACCGGCCTCGTCGCCGCCGCCATCGGCGAGAAGTACAAGCCGTACTTCTACCTGCTCGCCGTGTTGACCATCGCCGCGCAGTTCCGGGGATACGTCCGCCGGGCGCTGATGGGACTGAAACTGGAACACATCGCGGAACCGCTCAAGGTCGTGTACAAGATCCTGTTCGGGATCATCGGCGTCTCACTCGCCTTCCTCGGCTACGGTGTGCAGGGGGTGCTCCTGGGCGAGATCGTCGCCAGCACGACCGTCACGGTGATCGCGACGGTCGCCATAGCTCGCCACATCTCACTGGCGGCGATCCTCAAACCCCTCCCCACCGAGTTTCCACGCTGGGAGCTGTTCAACTTCAACCACACCTCCATCGTCTACAACTTCCTGATGATGTCGCTGATCCACGTCGACGTCATCATGCTGGAGTTTTTCAGTGAGAGCGCCAACGTCGGTATCTACAAGGGGGCGCTGGTCATCACGCAACTGCTCTGGATCGTCCCCCGGTCCGTCCAGAGCGTGATGGTACAGGCGACCGCGGACCACTGGGCCGAGGGCCGTATCGAGAAGATCAACGCCCTGGCCGGGAAGGTGATCCGCTACACCGCGCTCCTGACCACGCTCCTCTCGCTGGGACTGGCAGCGCTCGCCTGGGCCTTCGTCCCGCTGTATCTGGGCGAGGACGGCGGCGCGGCGGTCCTGCCCGTCCTGCTCCTCATCCCGGGGACCATCGGGTTCGCCATCGGTCGGCCGGTGTTCGCCATCAGCTACGCCAAAGGCGAGATGCGAGTGATGATCATCGCCACCGCGGTCGCCGCGTTCGGGAATCTCCTGCTCAACGCCATCCTGATCCCGACCGTCGGGATGTACGGTGCGGCTGTCGCGACCTCGCTCGGGTATCTCTCGTTACCGCTGGCCCACGTCTGGGGCGCACACCAGCTCGGTTACGAGCCGTTCAACGACTTCCGTCCCCGCCGCCTCGTCGCGACAGTCGCGCTGTCGGCCATTCCGATCGTGGGACTATCCTACCTGCTCAAGAACCCCCTGATCGCTCTCGTCGTCGTCCCGCCGGTCGGGCTGGCGGTCTACTCCCTCCTCGCGGTCACGACGGGAGCGGTCCACGTGGACGAACTCCTCGAACTGGCGGGTTCGTTACCCGCGCCGCTCGACGAGCGCGCCGACCGGACCATCCGACGGGTCGACGAATCGCGACCGATCCAGCGGATCACACGGACGATCGACTCCGGTGTCCTCCGGGCGATCCTGCTCACTGCCGGCGTCGTCCTGTTCCTGAGCGGGCTCGGCATGGTCGTCGGCCTGCCGACCGACGGTTCGCTGTTCGGCATGGACGACGACGGTCCGCCGACCGGCGACGATCTATCGCCCCCGGTTCCCGTCGGGGGGAACGGGACGGACACCCCGACTCCGGGCACGGGACAGGGAACGGACCCGGCGGCCGGAACGCCCGGCGCGGACACGCCGGATCGGACCACGGACGCCGGGACCGGTCCGCCCGACACGACCGAGCCACCGGCGACCGACGAGTCGGCCTCGACGCCGTCCGCCACGCCGGATTCGACACCGGATTCCACACCAACGCCGACGCCGACGCCAACTCCCGGGCCGACACCGACGCCGACACCGGACCCCACGCCGACACCCACTCCAACACCGACGCCCACGCCCACGCCGACGCCAACACCGACGCCCACGCCCACGCCGACACCGACTCCAACACCCACGCAAACAGCATCTCCGACGCCCACGCCAACTCCGACATCGACTCCGACGCCGACACCGACTCCGACGCCGTCGGAGACGGAGACCGCCACATCGAATTCGACGGCCGAGCAGACGACCTCTGAGTGA
- a CDS encoding HalOD1 output domain-containing protein → MRDEQHFDEHVFETQYEYGAETDELTVILIDAIAEIEGISPAEVAPRINESVDPDAMERVLRPLPDGSERDGRLTFYLLGYRITVRSDGIVRIFEADE, encoded by the coding sequence GTGCGAGATGAGCAGCATTTCGACGAGCACGTGTTCGAAACCCAGTACGAGTACGGGGCGGAGACCGACGAACTGACCGTCATACTCATCGACGCGATCGCAGAGATCGAAGGGATCTCGCCGGCGGAAGTCGCGCCGCGGATCAACGAGTCGGTCGATCCCGACGCGATGGAGCGCGTCCTCCGCCCGCTCCCGGACGGGAGCGAACGTGACGGTCGACTCACGTTCTACCTGCTGGGATACCGGATCACCGTTCGGAGCGACGGCATCGTCCGGATATTCGAAGCCGACGAGTGA
- the glmU gene encoding bifunctional sugar-1-phosphate nucleotidylyltransferase/acetyltransferase, with translation MQVVILAAGEGTRMRPLTERRPKPMLPVAGRPLVEHVVDAAVGAGASEIVLVVGYEGERIRSHFDASDVDVPIHYATQSEQQGTADAVAAAGEYLDGPFAVLNGDNLYRADDIRTLFDAAPAVACVRVDTPSNYGVLSTDDGRVTGVREKPDDPPSNLANAGAYAFPDAARSKLDVEASERGERELTDVLDSVVDTHEVSPVRLDEWLDVGRPWELLAANERRLGAAGRSIEGEVHPDAELEGAVVVEPGASVGPGTVVEGPVRIQSGASVGPNAYVRGATLVGPDASVGHAAEVKNSLLMRGATVAHLTYVGDSVLGRDVNLGAGTNVANLRHDEREIRYTVKGRQVSTGRRKFGVVLGDEVHTGINTSLDPGVRLGAGTTTVPGERVSRDD, from the coding sequence ATGCAAGTCGTGATCCTCGCGGCCGGTGAAGGGACGCGAATGCGACCGCTGACGGAGCGACGGCCCAAGCCGATGCTCCCGGTAGCCGGTCGGCCGCTCGTCGAACACGTCGTCGACGCTGCCGTTGGCGCCGGCGCGTCCGAGATCGTGCTGGTGGTCGGGTACGAGGGCGAGCGGATTCGCTCGCACTTCGACGCGTCCGACGTGGACGTCCCGATCCACTACGCCACCCAGTCCGAACAGCAGGGAACCGCCGACGCGGTCGCCGCCGCCGGCGAGTACCTCGACGGCCCCTTCGCCGTGCTGAACGGTGACAACCTCTACCGGGCCGACGACATCCGGACGCTGTTCGACGCCGCACCGGCGGTCGCGTGCGTCCGGGTCGACACGCCGTCGAACTACGGCGTGCTCTCGACCGACGACGGGCGCGTCACCGGGGTCCGCGAGAAGCCCGACGACCCGCCGTCGAACCTCGCCAACGCCGGCGCGTACGCGTTCCCCGACGCCGCACGCTCGAAACTCGACGTCGAGGCCAGCGAGCGCGGCGAGCGAGAACTCACGGACGTCCTCGACAGCGTGGTCGACACGCACGAGGTCTCCCCGGTCCGTCTCGACGAGTGGCTCGACGTCGGCCGCCCCTGGGAGCTACTGGCGGCCAATGAGCGACGTCTGGGTGCGGCCGGCCGGTCGATTGAGGGCGAGGTCCACCCGGACGCGGAGCTCGAGGGCGCGGTGGTCGTCGAACCCGGCGCGTCCGTCGGCCCGGGCACCGTCGTCGAGGGGCCGGTCCGGATCCAGTCCGGTGCCTCGGTGGGGCCCAACGCCTACGTCAGAGGCGCGACGCTCGTCGGCCCGGACGCGTCGGTCGGCCACGCCGCGGAGGTGAAAAACAGCCTCTTGATGCGCGGCGCCACCGTCGCACATCTCACGTACGTCGGCGACAGCGTCCTCGGACGGGACGTGAACCTCGGGGCCGGGACGAACGTCGCGAACCTCCGGCACGACGAACGGGAGATCAGGTACACAGTCAAGGGACGACAGGTCTCGACCGGCCGCCGGAAGTTCGGTGTCGTCCTCGGGGACGAGGTCCACACCGGAATCAACACCAGTCTCGATCCGGGCGTCCGGCTCGGGGCCGGCACGACCACAGTCCCCGGAGAACGAGTCAGTCGTGACGACTGA
- a CDS encoding MoxR family ATPase, which translates to MDEQRVHAHCESILDEVSRAVIVDDAVLETILSGFLSRGHVLLEDAPGTGKTLTARCFATALGLSYSRVQFTPDLLPADVTGTHVFDEESGEFEFQAGPVFANVVLADEINRASPKTQAALLEAMEEGQVTVDGETYQLPEPFFVIATQNPVEQEGTFPLPEAQKDRFVVKTSLGFPSLSGELELIDRRADRTDQTPSVSTICSPEQIERLREAPEHVHVEDDLRQYIAALTRATRADDRVKGGVSPRGTQRLFEAARAMACVQGREFAAPKDVKAVARPVLAHRLVLTADARVDTVEKTDVIADILDAEQVPTINYQDPVSA; encoded by the coding sequence ATGGACGAGCAGCGAGTGCACGCACACTGTGAATCGATTCTGGACGAGGTCAGTCGCGCGGTCATCGTCGACGACGCGGTACTCGAGACGATTCTCTCGGGCTTTCTCTCGCGGGGACACGTCCTCCTCGAAGACGCGCCGGGAACCGGGAAGACGCTCACGGCGCGGTGTTTCGCCACTGCCCTGGGCCTCTCGTACTCCCGCGTGCAGTTCACCCCCGACCTGCTGCCGGCGGACGTGACGGGGACACACGTCTTCGACGAGGAAAGCGGCGAGTTCGAGTTCCAGGCCGGACCGGTGTTCGCGAACGTGGTGCTGGCCGACGAGATCAACCGCGCCTCGCCGAAGACACAGGCCGCACTGCTAGAGGCCATGGAGGAGGGACAGGTCACCGTCGACGGCGAGACGTACCAGCTTCCCGAGCCCTTTTTCGTCATCGCGACGCAGAACCCCGTCGAGCAGGAGGGGACCTTCCCGTTGCCGGAAGCACAGAAGGACCGGTTCGTCGTCAAGACCAGCCTCGGATTCCCGTCGCTGTCGGGCGAACTGGAGTTGATCGACCGGCGTGCCGACCGGACCGACCAGACGCCCTCGGTCTCGACGATCTGTTCGCCCGAGCAGATCGAACGGCTCCGGGAGGCACCCGAACACGTCCACGTCGAGGACGACCTCCGGCAGTACATCGCCGCCCTCACCCGGGCGACGCGTGCCGACGACCGGGTCAAGGGCGGCGTCTCACCGCGTGGCACCCAGCGCCTGTTCGAGGCGGCGCGGGCGATGGCCTGCGTCCAGGGCCGGGAGTTCGCCGCCCCGAAAGACGTGAAGGCGGTCGCCCGCCCCGTGCTGGCACACCGACTCGTCCTCACCGCTGACGCGCGCGTCGACACGGTAGAGAAGACCGACGTGATCGCGGACATCCTCGACGCGGAGCAGGTCCCGACGATCAACTATCAGGACCCCGTCTCCGCCTGA